In Stieleria varia, one genomic interval encodes:
- a CDS encoding acetoacetate decarboxylase family protein, with the protein MNKTFDRRKLLATGSALGLVGLAPRSSAEDGSSSSKPMVSLRGRIEAEPNWLMPIHFGPIEWGGDQQVGAPQYEVTAISLKYVTDEEQLTKYLPVGFELDGPPLLNITYSQNTEISWLAGGQYNIVAVTAHVRFNGEQDVLTGEYALVLWENLAEPILAGREALGIPKIHGDIEDHRISNGIWSTRLSKNGSAILDLEASNAEKVETAQLKTLRDSAMNHRLLGWKYIPNENCTAPLVSYATVLPSKSVVHEAWSAQGNLDWHTQAWKTNPTQSHIVNALASLPIVEKKSCTITRSSKTLLSGKARRLV; encoded by the coding sequence ATGAACAAGACATTTGATCGCCGCAAGTTGCTTGCAACCGGTTCCGCCTTAGGGCTTGTAGGCCTCGCGCCGCGATCCAGCGCCGAAGACGGATCCTCGTCTTCAAAGCCAATGGTTTCCCTTCGTGGTCGGATTGAGGCCGAACCGAATTGGTTGATGCCGATTCACTTTGGCCCAATCGAATGGGGTGGCGATCAGCAAGTTGGTGCACCACAGTACGAGGTAACAGCGATTTCGCTGAAGTACGTCACCGACGAAGAGCAGCTAACCAAGTACCTTCCAGTAGGATTTGAGCTCGATGGACCACCGCTGCTAAACATCACCTATTCGCAGAACACCGAGATCAGCTGGCTTGCCGGCGGACAATATAACATTGTGGCAGTCACTGCACATGTCAGGTTCAATGGTGAACAAGACGTGCTGACCGGTGAATACGCCCTTGTCTTGTGGGAAAACCTTGCTGAACCCATCTTGGCTGGAAGAGAAGCACTCGGGATTCCAAAGATCCACGGTGACATAGAGGACCATCGCATATCCAACGGCATATGGAGCACGAGACTATCAAAGAACGGCAGTGCTATTCTTGATTTAGAAGCGTCCAATGCCGAAAAAGTTGAAACGGCACAACTCAAAACGCTTCGGGACTCCGCCATGAATCATCGATTGCTTGGCTGGAAGTATATTCCCAACGAAAACTGCACGGCACCACTTGTGAGCTACGCCACCGTGCTGCCCTCAAAGAGTGTGGTGCACGAGGCTTGGAGTGCTCAGGGGAATCTTGATTGGCATACCCAGGCTTGGAAGACTAACCCAACGCAATCTCACATTGTTAATGCTCTTGCGTCTCTCCCGATTGTCGAGAAAAAGTCTTGCACCATAACGCGTTCGAGCAAGACACTCTTGAGTGGAAAAGCGAGGCGATTAGTGTAG
- a CDS encoding DUF6386 family protein — protein sequence MTAPRTIPTESSFRTDTATLAVFDPKRLEHRLHDSADWWSIPGDEVTEINAGNVLFVSTGTDGDYLLNVYCEPPPDNVLPLALSALIRCDSGSLFFHAGEYVPAGDMMPDTTYGGLQLEFKPGTYRVTVLHLVPYCLEVFVALANEDAANDFCDSPALPWPKDDK from the coding sequence ATGACAGCACCGCGGACGATACCGACCGAATCGTCTTTTCGGACCGACACGGCAACACTCGCCGTGTTCGACCCAAAGCGGTTGGAACATCGACTTCACGATAGCGCGGACTGGTGGTCGATTCCCGGTGATGAGGTCACTGAAATCAACGCGGGAAACGTGCTGTTCGTTTCAACCGGCACTGACGGTGACTATCTGCTCAATGTGTACTGCGAACCACCGCCAGATAACGTACTGCCGTTAGCCTTGTCGGCCCTAATCCGATGTGACAGCGGTTCTTTGTTCTTTCACGCTGGAGAATACGTTCCAGCTGGCGATATGATGCCGGACACCACGTACGGCGGCCTTCAACTTGAATTTAAACCAGGAACGTATCGCGTAACCGTGCTACACTTGGTGCCGTACTGTTTGGAGGTGTTTGTGGCGCTAGCCAACGAAGACGCGGCCAACGACTTTTGCGACAGCCCGGCTTTACCGTGGCCCAAAGACGACAAGTAA
- a CDS encoding metallophosphoesterase family protein, with product MRTLAFGDIHGCYRSLDALASFASFESDDRIITLGDYVDRGPDSRRVIEWLIDRQTSGVLLSLRGNHELMMVAARHSERHRDEWLACGGDAVLSSYCTDRLDDIPDNHWRFLTSSLRSHFTTRTHLFVHANAYAEIPIDEQPDFMLYWESFGNPAPHESGLTMVCGHTPQRDGFPLSVGHAICIDTWVCGCGFGQPTESIRAE from the coding sequence GTGCGAACGTTAGCATTTGGTGACATTCATGGTTGCTACCGCTCGCTCGACGCGTTGGCATCATTCGCTTCGTTTGAATCGGACGACCGAATCATCACGCTTGGCGACTACGTTGACCGTGGTCCTGATTCAAGACGCGTGATCGAATGGCTTATCGATCGGCAGACGAGCGGTGTACTCCTCTCCCTTCGCGGCAATCACGAGCTAATGATGGTCGCGGCACGTCATTCCGAACGACACCGCGACGAATGGCTGGCGTGCGGGGGTGATGCCGTGCTTTCTTCGTATTGCACTGATCGACTCGATGACATTCCCGACAATCACTGGCGATTCCTCACTAGCTCGCTTCGATCGCATTTTACGACCAGAACTCATCTCTTTGTCCATGCGAATGCATACGCTGAGATTCCGATCGACGAACAGCCGGACTTCATGCTTTACTGGGAATCGTTCGGCAATCCAGCACCGCACGAATCTGGACTGACGATGGTTTGTGGTCACACTCCACAACGCGATGGCTTCCCACTGTCGGTTGGCCACGCAATCTGCATCGACACGTGGGTATGCGGATGTGGCTTTGGACAACCGACCGAATCCATACGAGCCGAGTAA
- a CDS encoding DUF2262 domain-containing protein translates to MDEIDRQNQREDKLYEQLLASPVVELAGVVSPSGVGAGKSRGQQLWSLLLSFDAWRINGGPIRTESLTIRRRVTDDELREFQSAIDAETVVRIRARVAEDNVFGFVQAYIEEHIGLADDRELQARLDELQKPKTVEDDQFGTFTFDRRVSWYSAQVEWVGETIDLTLNAEEPDEIKSCLKIARDLWSQQSSWKTRVDDYAVQELLALKNDTWLGDDETELSPEEFKSKMTLQSISIYPDDDFDFWHDDGDLFWGHSIQVSGSLAGGPTSADIPG, encoded by the coding sequence ATGGACGAAATCGACCGCCAGAATCAGCGTGAAGACAAGCTCTACGAGCAGCTACTAGCATCACCCGTGGTCGAGTTGGCGGGAGTTGTCAGCCCAAGCGGTGTCGGTGCGGGCAAGTCTCGCGGACAACAACTGTGGTCACTGTTGCTTTCGTTTGACGCTTGGCGGATCAACGGTGGACCGATTCGCACGGAATCGCTCACGATTCGCCGCCGCGTCACGGACGATGAACTTCGCGAATTCCAGTCAGCCATTGATGCCGAAACGGTTGTCCGAATTCGTGCCCGCGTCGCAGAAGACAATGTCTTCGGCTTTGTGCAAGCCTATATTGAAGAGCATATAGGGCTCGCGGATGACCGCGAGCTTCAGGCACGATTGGACGAACTCCAAAAACCGAAGACCGTCGAGGACGACCAGTTTGGCACATTCACGTTTGATCGTCGTGTCTCATGGTACTCTGCACAAGTCGAGTGGGTGGGCGAAACGATTGATCTCACGCTCAACGCCGAAGAACCGGATGAGATCAAGTCATGTTTGAAGATCGCTCGCGACCTGTGGTCGCAGCAATCGTCATGGAAAACTCGCGTCGACGATTACGCCGTTCAAGAACTGTTGGCACTCAAGAACGATACGTGGCTTGGTGATGACGAAACCGAATTGTCACCAGAGGAATTCAAGAGCAAGATGACGTTGCAGTCGATCTCCATCTACCCAGATGACGACTTTGACTTCTGGCATGATGACGGCGATTTATTCTGGGGCCACTCGATACAGGTGTCTGGTAGTCTCGCTGGCGGTCCCACCTCCGCCGACATCCCCGGATAG
- a CDS encoding tetratricopeptide repeat protein — MRFLIFALAFAHATGCTRDDDRPLIEDKEAFVDLSVDEQSSLIGNDPRLDQRIAELTEEIEATPNSRAYSRRGGAYVLKGSYGLAMTDFDTAITLDSGNAHAHYNRGVLQSQLFKHKMAIEDYTSAINADTQYSLAYANRGMAHLELENYAMAIVDLREAIKLDPDDHLAMHALGIALFENPDRAETDRSTAKDLLTRACELTNYEYDNYVRSLRYVEGPPEVRPDDGG, encoded by the coding sequence ATGCGATTTCTGATTTTTGCCTTGGCTTTCGCCCACGCTACCGGATGCACTCGTGACGACGACCGCCCACTGATTGAAGACAAAGAAGCTTTTGTCGACCTTTCTGTCGACGAACAGTCGTCCCTCATCGGTAATGATCCGCGTCTCGATCAGCGAATTGCTGAACTGACCGAAGAAATTGAAGCGACACCGAATTCCAGAGCGTATTCGCGGCGTGGCGGCGCATATGTATTGAAGGGGAGCTACGGACTTGCAATGACCGACTTCGATACCGCGATCACACTTGATTCCGGTAACGCGCATGCCCACTACAACCGAGGTGTTCTACAATCTCAGTTGTTCAAGCACAAAATGGCGATCGAGGACTACACATCTGCGATTAACGCAGACACGCAGTATTCACTTGCATACGCAAATCGAGGCATGGCTCACCTTGAGCTAGAGAACTACGCAATGGCAATCGTTGACCTTCGCGAGGCAATAAAATTGGACCCAGATGACCATCTTGCGATGCACGCGCTTGGAATCGCCTTATTTGAGAATCCAGATCGTGCAGAAACTGATAGGAGTACCGCTAAAGATCTCCTAACACGTGCATGCGAACTCACCAATTACGAGTACGACAACTACGTGCGATCGCTTCGCTACGTCGAGGGCCCTCCCGAGGTTCGCCCGGATGACGGCGGGTAA